The Pirellulales bacterium region ATGAGCTTGATTGTTCTGGCGTTCCCTTCGCGAAACGGATGGATCGTCAGGAACTCACCGTGAATCTCGCCAATGGCCTGGCAGAACGATTCGTCGTCACCGATCACCTTCGACGGCCAACGCGACAACACGTCACGCTCAAATGTCGTCATCGAATTGTCCAGAAAATCCGGGGGAGGCCAGGTGGTGCCCGGCTTGCTGATCCAGACGGTCCGCCATCGTCCTGCCCAATCATACAAGTCGCCGAAGATCGACGCATGAATATGCCGCAGCAAGTCGTTGGACAGCGGCGTATCTGTGCGGACTTCCTGCAGCAGCTGGCCATAGGCTCGAGCCAACGCTTGTTCTTCGGCCACTTGCAAGTCTTCTAAGTGGACAATGCCCGCCTTATTGACGAGCACGATCTGCGCATCATCGACAAATTGCGCCTCCACATTTCCGGAGACGTCGTATCGGTCACGGCGTTTGGATGATTCTTCGTCCATGCAGCAAGCCTACGCGGGGCAAAGGTCCTTGCCAATCGCCTTTTAGACTCCAGGAGGCCGGCTGACTTGCGCTCGCAAGGTGTGTTCTGGCAGCATGATCCCCTTCGCCGCTCGAAAGTGGTCGAGGAATCCGTCTGCGTCGCACCTTCAAAACGTCGTATTCCCAAGCAAGGGCAAATCTGCCCAGGAGAGTCTCTATGTCCAGATCTCAGAATACAGGTGCCAAGCACCATCCTGAAAAAAAGATTGGTCCGTTTCCCGGCGGTGTCGGCGTCGCCATCTGGCTGAACGCAGCTGAGACCGACGATGGCACCAAGCGATTTCGTTCCTTCACCCTCTCTCCCCGCAGATATCGTGATCCCGAAAGCGGCAAATGGCGCGACGCGCCCAGCTACCGCCCAGAGGACATCGCGACCTTGCAGTTCGCCCTATCGCAAGCCCAAGCGTATCTGCTGACAACGCCACTGCCAGGCGACGATGAGCATGACGCCGACGCTGGCAACGACGGCGAGTACTAGTTCACACGGCGACGACTCGAAGACGCAGACACGCCCCATGCTCGTCGCATGGGGCTACTTAGAGTAGTAACACTGACCTTTCTCCCCTCAGATTAGAATACGCTCGATTTCATCGAGTGTGAGCTCATCATTTGTGCGATTGTAAAGTTGTGTGGTCCGTGTCGATTCGTGCGCCGCGATGGCCGCGGCTTTCTCGATCGTCCCGCCGTTACGCAAGTACGTCGTGA contains the following coding sequences:
- a CDS encoding Fic family protein, producing the protein MDEESSKRRDRYDVSGNVEAQFVDDAQIVLVNKAGIVHLEDLQVAEEQALARAYGQLLQEVRTDTPLSNDLLRHIHASIFGDLYDWAGRWRTVWISKPGTTWPPPDFLDNSMTTFERDVLSRWPSKVIGDDESFCQAIGEIHGEFLTIHPFREGNARTIKLMTDLLAIQTGRPLLAYDNSARGADAYIEAAKKAFKRDYGPLSTLIAEALARSR